ATGGCGAGCCGGCTTGTCGTGTCAACGAGTCACAGTGCGGCCTAGCCGTGTCGCCGGGCGAATTAGCGAGTTTGCAATCGGCCTACGCGACATTGGCAACCGATGCCGAGCTTCGCAATCGTCTCGGCGCCGCCGGCCGTCGCGCCGCGGAGACGACTTACGCCCGCACCCAGATTGCAGCCCGTTTGGATCAGTTCTTGTCGAGTCTGTTGCCGACTAATTGCGCTCCTCAGGTGGTTTCTTGAATCGCACTATCGCTTGCGTCGTCGGCGCACGGCCGAATTTCGTGAAGATGGGACCGATTCTCGCGGGTCTTCGCGCAGCCGATCCGACATTGAAAGCGACTCTCATCCACACCGGCCAACATTACGACGAGGCGATGAGCGATCTGTTCTTCCGTCAGCTCGGGCTTCCAGCACCCGATGTTCACTTGGAAGTCGGCTCCGGAAGTCAGGGCGAACAAACGGCGAAAGTCCTCTCGCGCTACGAAGCCTGGCTCGTCAATGCCGATCCGCGGCCGCTGGCCACGCTCGTGGTCGGCGACGTGAATTCGACAATGGCCTGCACGCTGGCCTCCGTGAAACTCGGGGTTCCCGCGATTCACGTCGAGGCGGGCTTGCGCAGCTTCGACCGTACGATGCCCGAGGAGATTAATCGCGTCATAACGGACGCAATCTCGGAATTGTTGCTCGTGAGCGAGCCGAGCGGAGTCGAGAATCTGAAGAAGGAAGGTCGTCCCGAGTCGGCGATGCGCCTTGTTGGAAACGTAATGATCGACGTCGTGTTCGCTCAATTGCCGGCCGCCCGCGCCCTGCGGCAGCCGGAGACGATGGGGCTGGCGCCGGG
This DNA window, taken from Pirellulales bacterium, encodes the following:
- the wecB gene encoding UDP-N-acetylglucosamine 2-epimerase (non-hydrolyzing); the encoded protein is MNRTIACVVGARPNFVKMGPILAGLRAADPTLKATLIHTGQHYDEAMSDLFFRQLGLPAPDVHLEVGSGSQGEQTAKVLSRYEAWLVNADPRPLATLVVGDVNSTMACTLASVKLGVPAIHVEAGLRSFDRTMPEEINRVITDAISELLLVSEPSGVENLKKEGRPESAMRLVGNVMIDVVFAQLPAARALRQPETMGLAPGQFAVWTMHRPSNVDEPKSLSALIASLEKIAGQLPVVFPVHPRTRARMETAGVWESLEHAPGVRLTAPLGYMEFLGLTSEARFIITDSGGLQEESAALQIPCLTLRENTERPVTVFEGTSTLVGHDVVLLERLVDDILAGRYKHGKSPALWDGKAGDRIGREVIEFLDERGKGR